A single window of Nocardia sp. NBC_01327 DNA harbors:
- a CDS encoding TetR/AcrR family transcriptional regulator: MAPPRKHSTDVILDAARTLVLRDGPRAAGVAAIAEASGAPVGTLYHRFGNRDGVLSATWLRALERFQAGVLTATEVDDPIEAAVVITSAALAFGREFPDDARLMLNLRLGDLLDGGPDAQFRERRAEMNAPLLQLLNRIAHGIYGAAGEREIDAVTRAVVDLPYSALRRHAQSKELPEWLEADLAAATRALLTAHA; encoded by the coding sequence ATGGCACCTCCCCGGAAGCACAGCACCGACGTGATCCTCGACGCAGCCCGCACCCTGGTGCTGCGCGACGGCCCCCGCGCGGCCGGTGTGGCTGCCATCGCCGAGGCCAGCGGCGCGCCCGTCGGCACCCTCTATCACCGCTTCGGCAATCGAGACGGGGTGCTCAGCGCGACCTGGCTGCGCGCGCTGGAACGCTTCCAAGCCGGGGTGCTGACCGCCACCGAAGTGGATGATCCGATCGAGGCGGCCGTCGTCATCACCAGCGCCGCCCTCGCTTTCGGCCGCGAATTCCCCGACGATGCCCGGCTCATGCTGAACCTGCGCCTCGGCGATCTGCTGGACGGCGGCCCCGACGCGCAGTTCCGCGAACGCCGCGCGGAAATGAACGCTCCGCTCCTCCAACTGCTGAACCGCATCGCCCACGGCATCTACGGCGCGGCCGGCGAACGCGAAATAGACGCCGTCACCCGCGCGGTCGTGGATCTCCCCTACTCCGCGCTGCGCCGCCACGCCCAGTCGAAGGAACTACCGGAGTGGCTGGAGGCCGACCTCGCCGCCGCCACCCGCGCCCTGCTCACCGCCCACGCTTGA
- a CDS encoding glycosyltransferase yields MDASAGQAVTEISDPQTAGAPATLRAEHVAPERLVLARGLFTGPAQRISDELYAVVKGGKAHRERFSLRLEKGATAHTNTYFGRFAASYWQRWTTVTAVQVAMTLEVAGRTKVRLAASDIAGHRRVVATAETRETGRLVLDTALDMFIDGGALWLEIDAIGGEVTITDLEWTAPAPETVRPVAIAICTFNRAPDCAATMAALASDATVLSSIDAVYVVDQGTDLVQDQPVFAETAPKLGDKLRYIRQPNLGGAGGFTRGLYEVSGANQHADVILMDDDILCEPETVLRLNAFANMTVEPTLVGAQMLFLYNPDYLNVGAEETDLGRLRHGQKVSKALRNTSMLKKHQERRVDAGYQAWWTCLIPAEVVAEIGLPVPIFFQWDDVEYGLRAREHGFRTVTLPNAAVWHADFYWKDFDDWARYFSSRNSLIVSSLHTDLDPKAVTRQLFREISEYLVGMQYGLAHTTLQGIEDYLRGPKALQDGGIAALAAARGSRGDYPETVKHPAATAPVVSAHVQQRRAGGEPSRPLLILFKRALNQWTGRTIHGVIGVTREDAHWWHVGLFDHVVVTDASQSGVRIRQRDKETARRLLVRAYRVLKRLRTELPALQQQWRHAVPELTSRENWERLYGIDPK; encoded by the coding sequence ATGGATGCGTCGGCTGGACAAGCCGTGACCGAAATCAGTGACCCGCAGACTGCCGGGGCCCCCGCGACTTTGCGCGCGGAGCACGTGGCTCCCGAGCGGCTGGTGCTGGCACGCGGCCTGTTCACCGGACCGGCGCAGCGGATCAGCGATGAGCTGTACGCGGTCGTGAAGGGCGGCAAGGCCCACCGCGAACGCTTCAGCCTGCGGCTGGAGAAGGGCGCCACGGCACACACCAATACCTACTTCGGGAGATTCGCGGCCAGCTACTGGCAGCGCTGGACCACCGTCACCGCGGTCCAGGTCGCCATGACCCTCGAGGTCGCGGGTCGCACCAAGGTGCGCCTGGCGGCCTCCGATATCGCCGGTCACCGGCGTGTTGTCGCCACCGCCGAAACCCGGGAGACCGGGCGGCTGGTGCTGGACACGGCACTCGACATGTTCATCGACGGCGGCGCGCTGTGGCTCGAGATCGACGCCATCGGCGGCGAGGTCACCATTACCGACCTGGAGTGGACCGCGCCCGCACCGGAGACCGTGCGCCCGGTGGCCATTGCCATCTGCACGTTCAACCGCGCACCGGACTGCGCCGCCACCATGGCGGCGCTGGCCTCGGACGCGACCGTGCTGTCGTCCATCGATGCCGTGTACGTGGTCGATCAGGGCACCGATCTGGTGCAGGATCAGCCGGTGTTCGCCGAGACGGCACCCAAACTGGGTGACAAGCTGCGCTATATCCGGCAGCCGAATCTCGGTGGCGCGGGCGGTTTCACCCGCGGGCTGTACGAGGTGTCCGGCGCCAATCAGCATGCCGACGTCATCCTCATGGACGACGACATCCTGTGCGAGCCGGAAACGGTGCTGCGGCTCAACGCCTTTGCGAACATGACCGTGGAGCCCACCCTGGTGGGCGCGCAGATGCTGTTCCTCTACAACCCCGACTATCTGAATGTCGGTGCGGAGGAGACGGATCTGGGCAGGCTGCGGCACGGGCAGAAGGTGTCCAAGGCGCTGCGCAATACCAGCATGCTCAAGAAGCATCAGGAACGCCGGGTGGACGCCGGCTACCAGGCCTGGTGGACCTGCCTCATCCCCGCCGAAGTGGTGGCCGAGATCGGCCTGCCGGTGCCCATCTTCTTCCAGTGGGACGACGTCGAATACGGCCTGCGCGCTCGCGAGCACGGCTTCCGCACCGTCACGCTGCCGAATGCGGCCGTCTGGCATGCCGACTTCTACTGGAAGGACTTCGACGACTGGGCGCGCTACTTCTCCTCGCGCAACTCGCTCATCGTCTCCTCCCTGCACACCGATCTGGATCCGAAAGCCGTTACCCGGCAACTCTTCCGGGAGATCAGCGAATACCTGGTCGGTATGCAGTACGGCCTGGCGCACACCACGCTGCAGGGCATCGAGGACTATCTGCGCGGCCCGAAGGCGCTGCAGGACGGCGGTATTGCGGCCCTGGCCGCCGCGCGCGGTTCGCGCGGCGACTACCCGGAGACCGTCAAGCATCCGGCGGCCACCGCGCCCGTCGTCAGCGCACACGTGCAACAGCGCCGGGCCGGCGGTGAACCCAGCCGCCCGCTGCTGATCCTGTTCAAGCGCGCCCTGAACCAGTGGACCGGCCGCACCATCCACGGTGTCATCGGCGTCACCCGCGAGGACGCGCACTGGTGGCACGTGGGTCTGTTCGACCATGTGGTCGTCACCGATGCCTCGCAGTCCGGGGTACGAATTCGTCAGCGGGACAAGGAAACCGCGCGCCGTCTACTGGTGCGCGCCTACCGCGTCCTCAAGCGCCTCCGCACCGAACTCCCGGCCCTGCAGCAGCAGTGGCGTCATGCCGTGCCGGAACTCACCAGCCGCGAGAACTGGGAACGCCTCTACGGCATCGACCCCAAGTGA